GCAGCCGATATTAAAAACACAACGGCCCCGTATGAATTGGTCAGCAAAATGCGCGCATCCATATTGGTTTTGGGTCCGCTGTTGGCCCGATGTGGCGTGGCAAAAGTATCATTGCCGGGTGGATGTGCCATTGGGACACGCCCTGTGGATATTCACTTAAGTGGCCTTCGGATGTTGGGTGCTCATATCGAAATCAGCGAGGGATATATTCATGCCCATGTGCCAACTGGCGGCCTTAACGGGGCCAAGATATCCATGCCCCTGGTCAGCGTGACAGCAACAGAAAATCTTATGATGGCGGCCACCCTGGCAAAGGGAGAGACTCAGCTTATTAATGCAGCGCGGGAGCCCGAAATCATCGACCTTGCCAATTGCCTGAATGCCATGGGGGCCAATATTACCGGCGCCGGAACCGATACCATGATCATCCAGGGCGTTGATCGTCTGCATGGCGCCAGTCACCGCGTGATCCCCGATCGCATTGAAACCGGGACGTACACAATGGCGGCCGTAATTACGGGCGGAAATCTTGAATTGCAAAATACCAACCTGGCTTTTATTTCGAACCTGGCTTCTGTCCTACAGCATGCGGGTGCTGACATCAGGGCAACGGAAAATGGGATTGTCATCGGATCGCCAACCGTTCCCATTATGGGGGTGGATGTTATGACTGAACCTTATCCCGGCTTTGCCACGGATTTACAGGCACAAATGATGGCGGTTATGACCGTCTGTCAGGGGGCATCCATGATCACCGAAACGATTTTCGAAAATCGGTTTATGCATGTCCCTGAACTGTGTCGTATGGGCGCCAATATTACCGTACATGGATCATCTGCGCTGGTTCGGGGCGTCAAACACCTAAGTGGGGCGCCAGTGATGGCAACCGATTTGCGTGCGTCTGTTTGCTTGGTTTTGGCCGGTCTTGCCGCACATGGGGAAACGGTCCTGAGTCGTGTTTATCACCTGGATCGTGGGTATGAAAAATTGGAAGAAAAGCTTAGCCGATGCGGGGCCATCATAGAACGCATAACGAATTGAGGAATGATTCATGACTGACTTTTTTAAGCCCCTGAAATTGCTGGCCAATGACGAGGATGGATTGCAGCTTATTTCAACCTATTTACAAGATAGCCTGTTTCCAATAATGTCCTTTACGTATGATCAAGAAACGAAAATATTCAACTGCCTGATCAATCGTTTTTGCTGGGAGCATGTGGACGATCATCCAAAGCATGGAACGTACCACCGTGTCCATTCTGGTCTTTGTTTCGCAACTGTTATTGGCGTCCACAAGCGGGGGTTTCATCAGGCGTCCCCACATCGAATGCATACAGTTTTAATGATTTCGTGTCACAAAACAAAGCACGGCACCATCAATATTCATATTTTATTTTCAGGGAACAAAGAATTAAGGTTGGAGGCTGAATCGTTGCAGTGCACAGTGACCGATGATCGGCACCCTTGGCCAACCCACAAGAAACCAATGCATTTGCATGAGCACCTGCAGGAGCTTCATCAGGGACGAAGTTAAAATTTTATTTGAACTACATGCGATGGACTAAGAAAAAATATGGACACAGATAATCAAGCCCCCATTGAATTCGTCTCACAAGATGGCTCTGTCAATTTACAGGTCACTGTC
The window above is part of the Alphaproteobacteria bacterium genome. Proteins encoded here:
- the murA gene encoding UDP-N-acetylglucosamine 1-carboxyvinyltransferase, with product MPTKIRIVGGTPLSGQIKISGSKNAALPLMTASLLTDEALILYNVPRLTDIQSMGELLSQHGADVHRSSDGNSYELKAADIKNTTAPYELVSKMRASILVLGPLLARCGVAKVSLPGGCAIGTRPVDIHLSGLRMLGAHIEISEGYIHAHVPTGGLNGAKISMPLVSVTATENLMMAATLAKGETQLINAAREPEIIDLANCLNAMGANITGAGTDTMIIQGVDRLHGASHRVIPDRIETGTYTMAAVITGGNLELQNTNLAFISNLASVLQHAGADIRATENGIVIGSPTVPIMGVDVMTEPYPGFATDLQAQMMAVMTVCQGASMITETIFENRFMHVPELCRMGANITVHGSSALVRGVKHLSGAPVMATDLRASVCLVLAGLAAHGETVLSRVYHLDRGYEKLEEKLSRCGAIIERITN
- a CDS encoding DUF2948 family protein — translated: MTDFFKPLKLLANDEDGLQLISTYLQDSLFPIMSFTYDQETKIFNCLINRFCWEHVDDHPKHGTYHRVHSGLCFATVIGVHKRGFHQASPHRMHTVLMISCHKTKHGTINIHILFSGNKELRLEAESLQCTVTDDRHPWPTHKKPMHLHEHLQELHQGRS